DNA sequence from the Catenulispora sp. GP43 genome:
GGCCTTCATCCCCGGCCTGGAGCTGGCGCTGCTGTACTCCGTCGTGTTCAGCGTCCTGGCCGCGGTGCTCTCCTGCTACACGGGCCGCCGCGCCTTCGCCACCGGCGCCGTCGCGGTGTTCTTCTTCGGGTCCTGGGTCATCTCCTCCGCGCTGATCCACCTGACCGGGTTCCAGCCGCACTACCACCACAACGCCGACGGCACCGGCTACTTCGTGAAGCCCGAGTCGGTCGGCACCGGGCCCAAGATCTCCGGCCTGCTGAGCCCGGCGAACCTGCTCGAAGGGCTGAAGGAGTGGATCGTCGGCCGAGCGCCGAAGAACGCCGACGTGCCCTACCCCGGCAGCTTCGGAATCGTGTACCTGGCCGTGGTCGCCGTGCTCTGCGCGCTGGCCGTCCTCCTCCTGATTCGCCGCTACCAGAAGGCGAGCCTGCTGTGACCATCGACGACATCCCCGTGCAGCGCGAGACGCCGGCCCCGGCGCCGGTGCGGGCGCCGAACGGCGGCCCGGCCGAGATCGTGCTGGACAACGTGACCCACTGGTACGGCAACGTGGTCGCGGTCAACGACATCACGATGACCATCGGCCCGGGCGTGACCGGCCTGCTCGGCCCGAACGGCGCCGGCAAGTCCACGCTGCTGCACCTGGTCTCCGGCTTCCTGTCGCCCTCGCGCGGCACGGTCACCGTGGCCGGCCAGACCGCGTGGCACAACCCCGGCATCTACAAGGTGATCGGCCTGGTGCCCGAGCGCGACTCGGTCTACGCCTTCCTGACCGGCCGGCAGTTCGTCGCCGCGACGGCCAAGCTGCACAAGCTGCCCGACGTCGAGGCCGCCGTGGCCCGCGCGCTGCGCATGGTCGAGATGGACACCGAGGCCGCCGACCGCCGCATCGAGACCTACTCCAAGGGCATGCGCCAGCGCATCAAGGTGGCCGCCGCGCTCGTGCACGACCCGCGCGTGCTGCTGCTGGACGAGCCGTTCAAC
Encoded proteins:
- a CDS encoding ABC transporter ATP-binding protein; its protein translation is MTIDDIPVQRETPAPAPVRAPNGGPAEIVLDNVTHWYGNVVAVNDITMTIGPGVTGLLGPNGAGKSTLLHLVSGFLSPSRGTVTVAGQTAWHNPGIYKVIGLVPERDSVYAFLTGRQFVAATAKLHKLPDVEAAVARALRMVEMDTEAADRRIETYSKGMRQRIKVAAALVHDPRVLLLDEPFNGMDPRQRMHMMDLLHRLGDAGHTIVFSSHILEEVEKLSGTVQVIVAGRLAASGDYRTIRRLMTSRPHVFQVASSDDRTLAAALIGRPSVNGVELNPGGGLEVRAGDYGAFSRELAAVAREHHVRLRAVLPADESLESVFTYLVAS